The genome window TTAAGAGACAGTTTGTATGAGCCCTGTTTGTAGTATTTTTTACCCAGTAAAAAGTAGAGTTTATATATTTTGGGTTCTATATCTTCGGAAATAAGAGGATTTATTTCTATTGCTTTTTTATAAAATTTAAGAGCTTCCGAATATTTACCTTCTTGATAATAATGGTTGGCTATTTGGGTGTATATTTGGGAAAATCTTTTTCTCAGGGTTTTCTTTAAAGAAGGCTCTATGGAAATTGCTTTTTGGTAATGTTTTAAAGCTAAAAAGTAATTTCCTTTTTTATACTCTTCATCTGCAAGTTTTAAATAAAGACTTACTTTTTTTGTTTTTGTTTCTGGTGACTTAGTTCTCTGGTAGTATATAAGAGCTGATTTTGTATCACCTAATTTTTCATAGATTTTGGCTATTTGAAGGTATATTTTTGAGGGGTTATTAGTGTAGGAGAGAGCTTTTTTATAATATATTAGAGCCTGTTTTGGTTTTTTCTCATCCAGAGATTTTTTAGCTTTTTCTAAATAAATTTTTGCTACTTTAGGGTTTATATCTTCTTTTAATTCTGGATTTAATTTTAGAGCTTCTAAATAAAGTTCTAAGGCTTTATCGTAATCTTTCTGTATAAAGAGAATATAGGCAATATTTTTCAGTATTTCTGGGTTTTTTTTGATTTGTTGGGCTTTTTCCAGATATTTCAATGCTGTATTATAGTCTCCAGCAGTAAGATGATAAAATCCCAGGTTTTTATAAGCTTCAAATAGTTTTTCCTGAGCTTCAGGTAAGCTTTTGACTTCCTCAAGATAAGAAATAGCTTTTTCTACCTGATTTTTTTTGAGATATATATCTCCAATTAGAAGCAATGCTATTTGATTATCAGGCTGAAGTTTCAATACTTTGTTTGCTATATTAAGAGCTTCATCGGTTTTACCCGTTTCGTAAAGGATTTTCCCATATAGAAGCAAAGATTGTATATGATTGGGATTTAACTGAAGTGCTTTCTTTAAAAATGATACTGCTTCAGGGATATCAATTCTTTTATAGGCTTTTTTTGCAAGGATATAGTACACATTAGGGTCGGTAATATTTTTTTTCTGAATTTCATCAATATCTACACGGGAAAGAATAAAATCTAATTTATCATCAAGATTTTGTTGTTGAACATTTAGGCTTTTTGCTTTTAGAAGGACATCAAGAGCTTTAGAATATTCCTCTACAGAGACATATTCATTGTATATTTTCATATATGTATCAAAGAGCTCTTTTTTCAGGTTAGGGCTGGGAAAATCCTCTAATTTAAGTAGTTTTTCATAGTAATAGGCTACCTTTTTCAAATTTCCCTTTTCTTTGTATTTTTCAGCAGCTTTTTTGGAAAGTTCTTTTATTTTGGTGATTAGCTGGGATTTAAGCTGTTGTATATCTTTATCATCTTTGAAAGGACTATCGTTTATAGCTTTTATGGCATCTTCATATATGGAAATATTATTTTCTATATCTGAAATGGAGCTAAAGAATTGGGCTGTTTTAAGATATATTTCTATTTTCTGTTTTAATCTCTTTTTTTCTTTTAAAAGTTGTTCAAGTTTTTTTTCATTAATCCATTTTCCTTGATAGTATATGTATCCTCTGGCAACTTTCTGTAAAATTGGGTCAGTGGAAATCTTTTTTTTAAGGTTTTCTATTTCATCTTTTTTTAGGAATTTTAGGACTATAAGCTGGTTATATCTTTTTAATGCTCTATCAAATAATGATTTTGCTTTTCTGTAATCTTTTTGTTGGTAGGCAATTTCTCCTTGTTTTTCCAGGTCTTTTGCCAGTTCGTAGACTTCTTTTTCCTGAAATATATACATGATTGCGGAGATTAAAATTGCAGAGCTTATTAAAATTAAAAGTAATCTTATATTCCCCCTTATGAAACTCACTGCTTAACCTCTTCAAACTTTTTTTGATATATTTTTAGATATTTGTTTTTTTGTTCTATAAATCTTTTTATTACTGGGGAAAGCTCTGATAATATTTTTTTGTCTTCTTCTTTTATTTCCATAGCTGTTGATATTTCTTTGCTTAGAATGGCTTTTTTACCTAAGAAACTGTAAAAATCATCAATATTAATTCTGATTAAAGCCTTTAAATTTTCTATAATCCTTAAATATGTATATGCTCTTCTGTTATGTCCTCTTTCATAATAGCTAAAATTTTCCCGAACTTCTTTTATAACGTATTTATTTTTTTTCATGTCATTAATGAGCTGTCCAAAGGCATTTTCAAGTTGTTGAAAATAGTCCAGGATATAAT of Persephonella sp. IF05-L8 contains these proteins:
- a CDS encoding tetratricopeptide repeat protein, yielding MYIFQEKEVYELAKDLEKQGEIAYQQKDYRKAKSLFDRALKRYNQLIVLKFLKKDEIENLKKKISTDPILQKVARGYIYYQGKWINEKKLEQLLKEKKRLKQKIEIYLKTAQFFSSISDIENNISIYEDAIKAINDSPFKDDKDIQQLKSQLITKIKELSKKAAEKYKEKGNLKKVAYYYEKLLKLEDFPSPNLKKELFDTYMKIYNEYVSVEEYSKALDVLLKAKSLNVQQQNLDDKLDFILSRVDIDEIQKKNITDPNVYYILAKKAYKRIDIPEAVSFLKKALQLNPNHIQSLLLYGKILYETGKTDEALNIANKVLKLQPDNQIALLLIGDIYLKKNQVEKAISYLEEVKSLPEAQEKLFEAYKNLGFYHLTAGDYNTALKYLEKAQQIKKNPEILKNIAYILFIQKDYDKALELYLEALKLNPELKEDINPKVAKIYLEKAKKSLDEKKPKQALIYYKKALSYTNNPSKIYLQIAKIYEKLGDTKSALIYYQRTKSPETKTKKVSLYLKLADEEYKKGNYFLALKHYQKAISIEPSLKKTLRKRFSQIYTQIANHYYQEGKYSEALKFYKKAIEINPLISEDIEPKIYKLYFLLGKKYYKQGSYKLSLKYLQKAKQKYPDNQEITYYLGQIYFKLGNYQKAREYLEKYAEDNNDAEIVNKLAIIYSKTNNLSKANHYADILIQQGKNLSFAYYIKGKYYYSLKNYDQALKYFLKAETSGHTNPEVYYYIGKIYYYKGKYLRAITYLTQAINKGYKNEDVYHTRALSYLKLKDYRKAINDLSMVLKYNPNNAYAYYLRGKLYYEHGNYVKGEYRKAISDLEKAAAMGIREAERVLNKARRKSGE